TATTTTCAATCATCCTAGGGTTTTTAGTAAGTAGTTATAACTGGCAAGTTGGTGTTAGTgtcaaatatttcttaaatagttaaatataatggcatgaaaaaagatattttaaaagatattcaTACTTATATCGACTacaagatttaaaaacaataataatgttaataaaagcacaaatgttattttgaatcatttttatgttacgtttattgtttattgatgtttaatgatagattattttttcattatattctgttataacattataaatataaataacgttTTGTAACCATGAATTTGTATGACATAGGACTTCAGCcgtatattaacaattttttatcagatagttttcttatttcattgtaatcctaaaacattaattaaaaacagtaattattaaaagtattagtATGTCACCCTATTTTGAATAAGAAAAATAGTTGTGtagatatatattacattacattaccaTCCCTTTGGTCTTTGAATAATTTTTGGATCCACCATTATTTGTACAAGAATTAACTTATAAAAGTACCAATCCTATTTCATctggaattgataaaatataaacacttaaattaaccattaattaaataactaacattttaaatatttaattattttttggaacTTCAAAAAATATAGGCTGGTAATACTATTTTGTGATAGCCAGTTAATAGAGTTCTTTTTATACCCTGATAGATGATAAtgtcaatgataattaatttaaatagcttATAACATGTATGTACATATCTTAACAGTAACATTTGACGTGTAGGTAGTAGATActaaggtaaatatattttgtataatcaaAATACCCGTCAGGAAAAGGTTtgccatttaaaataaatgttattttataaagataattatttgacctattatcaaatttaaaaacaaaaatattatggtccTCCTTGTaggttttattttgatatttcaatcTTAATTCTATTttctaacataaaaatatattatgtaatttatctgTTATAAGGATTTCTAACTGAGTGCTATGATGAACTAGGAACACGATACCAAGTTCCAGTGTACTGTCTTTCTTAtcctattaatattgtaaaagaaGGAAGCGGAAGAGATTCTCCAGTTGATCAAACAGGTATagatcaattaaattgtatttataattaataacactaaGTTAACGtctgtataattttgtattgctTAGAATCCTCAGATGAAGGTTCTGAAATTATGTTAAAACTGCGTCTATCATCCAATTGTCAAGATATAAAAATGCCACTCATGACAAGAGACACAATAGCACAAGCTAAAAAGAAATTACAAGTgagtaattagtatttttttttttaaagatctaaaattactatagtatattaaaagaGAGTatcaatcaattttattttttatttttattaagtagttAAATTAAGAATATCTATAGTTCAAACTAGGTTTAAGCCTTAAGGTGAaacagtggcgtggcgaactaaAAAATTTCTAgaggcaagttacaaatatcccaagtattaatacttaataatgtattaatataatataaccaattatatttcagatcgttattaactacctattgagtatatcatattacatttaccTGGGCTACCACCCACCCCTCTATTCAAGAAAAATTGCCTCTGAAATTAccgttcaccacgccactgaggtgaaactaaaaaatagtaaagTACATAGCgtttaaaaatggaaattttgcATTATAATTTCCTTCCATTGGTTTCTGTTTTATAGTTAGGAGTCTCTATCTTTGAATATATAATCTAAACTTATTGTTTGGTATACTGTAATTGGCTGATTTttgacatataatttttttttaaaagtcgaAAGCGTTCAAATTTACCTCTTAGGgctgttcttacaatgtccggtaaagtgtcggttaatgCTAACCagatgataacagattttattaccgacAGAATTctgccggttaagtgtcggtcaACTTTAACCGGAGGTCGTAATAACCAGCCTTagtcaaaaatttgttttttttcaatattttttttataatttaaaatatgaaaaaaaaacttaacgatAGTATACAGGTATTACTAGTTTGATTCTGTATTATTCTTcagatcaaaaatattttaactattgagTGATTTGGGAAGGAATAAAGATTTGgtgttttcaattttgttttgctAGAGTCGCCGGCGCATGAGTAACTTTATGTTGATGATAATTAGAGTTGGGATATTTCACAATTCCGATTACTAGTAACACGGTTTGAAAAAATTTGTCAATAACTCAATCTGATATTCCcccttaaaaaatgttttgaattgaaaatattgttagaaAGTTTAATTTTCCTATTTATAGTTAAGTATcgtaacaatatttatacattttaaaaaaacttacaaacataaatataaaatatttttttgttgacataTGATGTTAAAAAGAACTAAAACATCTtcaattgttcaattttttttaaatttaatataataacttaatactaaaatttttattccaacttttatttatttattttcgttttctagGCTAAACAGGGCATTGAACCTCTACATCAAAGATGGTTTTTTGGCGGTAAGCTGTTGGGTGATAAATTACATATAGATGAAGCTAGAATACTTCCAAGTTATGTAATTCAAGTAATCATTAATCCTGAACCAACAAATGAAAGCTGAATTCTAATTACTATCATTTCATAATAGTTAATTGTTTATCAACATATGCTTATCCATATAGgaacaaatattgatattacatacattttcactcgttatattttatttttaattcaacgcTTTAAAGAATTTCCAGTAAAATgacacaatttttatatttatcttcaaTTGGTTACCctgtaataaacttaaaattattccaGTAATAAACACTATTGTGAAGTTTCAAATGCTTACACTGTCAGTTTCTTTTTTGtagatatgttatataaaaagtaatattattgtaaaatataaaatgtataacatttatctAATCTATGCAAAATTTCttacataattaaaactaaatctaacaattaaactattttggcattataattttactattgaataattttaatttatattttgtattgaatttaaagtttttatcttaatttcatatgttttaatgcattttttgtaTTACTGATCGTGGTATtgtattttgacaaaaaatagataaaagtacaaaattaaatgatCAAACTTAATATCTATAagctataaaatacatttccttATACATTTCATCCTCAAGTGTTAAGGAAAGTAtttaagataaacattttattcataacaattgtttataatattttctaaacttatttaaatattgttacttattaattattatgtttgaattcaatgtttttatttatatattttttaatatttaaagatgctatattagtttttttactttgtattttgttttttttctagtaaatggtttttaatttaatgtcagtatatttaaatacaatttatttttattgtttttaaatattcaaaataatataatatatataatattatgtttgtgctGAAATTTGTTACATTCAGTGCTTAAagaaatatagtattattaaaatccagttctttatttttagtgaaaagCAACATGTTTAATGTTCAATTGACTAACGActacttaaaataattcttgaactaaattaatattatctactgtAAATGggattaaataaactattataataaatctgtattgtaataatttttatattttaaattaaaaatatggtaaaataaataatcaatttcgtttttattttttgaattgtgttttttatttttatgcatgaCTAAAGAATTTCTATAAACCACTAAAATacttcaaagtaaaataattgcatttcaTAATTTGAACTCTTAATgagtaaaattcaatatttatccatcacaaaaaaacaaatgtcactagtttaatagtttataggAGAAACGTAGACTCTACACATTAAAGTGCCTATGTCTATATAGTTTCTACTATAAACTATTATGAATTTCTAGAAAAAGTTCTATGCTATACAATATGTAAAGATTAAAAAGACATCATTACACTACTAACTGTCCTGAGTGCATTCTGATGGTTGCAACTTGCAATAAATTTGGGAATAAATGACTATGTAAATAGATATTTAGCAATGCGACGTCCTTTCTCTAACGTTCGC
This portion of the Acyrthosiphon pisum isolate AL4f chromosome A1, pea_aphid_22Mar2018_4r6ur, whole genome shotgun sequence genome encodes:
- the LOC100161292 gene encoding ubiquitin domain-containing protein 1 codes for the protein MGGCLGLQRNRRGRNASSDNGSRPSSGTNRKNHPLCHETIRWKSDVPLTEGQLRSKRDEFWDTAPAFEGRKEIWDALRAATAAAETTDFQLAQAILDGANISVPNGFLTECYDELGTRYQVPVYCLSYPINIVKEGSGRDSPVDQTESSDEGSEIMLKLRLSSNCQDIKMPLMTRDTIAQAKKKLQAKQGIEPLHQRWFFGGKLLGDKLHIDEARILPSYVIQVIINPEPTNES